A portion of the Sulfurospirillum diekertiae genome contains these proteins:
- a CDS encoding membrane protein insertase YidC — MLLPEQELSWLQDRAIDLMEEYKDLDEFYIDDERAYMERKAYLDEKKENLKGLFDSYYKRIERAKAYKEEYAARNSSPN, encoded by the coding sequence ATGTTACTACCAGAACAAGAACTTTCGTGGTTACAAGATCGAGCGATAGATCTCATGGAAGAATATAAAGATCTTGATGAATTCTATATAGATGACGAACGTGCATATATGGAGCGTAAAGCATATTTAGATGAGAAAAAAGAAAATCTAAAAGGCTTGTTTGATAGCTATTATAAGCGAATAGAACGTGCTAAAGCGTACAAAGAAGAATATGCCGCTCGAAACTCATCTCCAAACTAA
- a CDS encoding phage replisome organizer N-terminal domain-containing protein — MAKKYYWLKLPSNFFVDPKIKKLRRIAGGDTYVIIFLKMMLLVINTNGILEFEGIEKTLEDELSLKLDEDENNVKVVLAFLSSNGELEEVSDEAFLLQRVPDLVGKEGDSAERMRKLRERKNIGEIPSTSHCDGYVTRSDTEKEKDIDKEIKPSLLLSPTSHKPTYDLKDIKSFREQLSNMYPNFYFSLSGEMGYSREHRGFCLKSGYIFSLHTNKLVDRSESFELWQYLFYRKDRVFELANTQIQNQHKEENYANNN; from the coding sequence ATGGCCAAAAAATACTACTGGTTAAAGCTACCGAGTAACTTCTTCGTTGATCCTAAGATCAAAAAATTGAGGCGTATTGCCGGCGGCGATACATACGTTATTATCTTTCTAAAAATGATGTTGTTGGTGATTAATACGAATGGCATTCTTGAATTTGAAGGCATCGAAAAAACGTTGGAAGATGAGCTATCTTTAAAACTTGATGAGGATGAGAATAACGTAAAAGTTGTCTTGGCTTTTTTAAGTTCTAATGGTGAACTAGAGGAAGTTTCTGATGAAGCTTTTTTATTGCAACGTGTGCCTGATCTCGTTGGTAAAGAAGGTGATAGTGCCGAGAGAATGCGCAAATTGAGAGAACGCAAAAATATAGGTGAAATACCTTCAACGTCACATTGTGACGGCTATGTGACAAGAAGTGACACAGAGAAAGAGAAAGATATAGATAAAGAGATAAAACCCTCTCTCTTACTCTCTCCCACTTCGCACAAACCAACCTATGATTTAAAAGATATCAAGAGCTTTAGAGAGCAACTTTCTAACATGTACCCCAATTTCTACTTTTCTCTCAGCGGAGAAATGGGCTATTCAAGAGAGCACAGAGGCTTTTGTTTAAAGAGCGGCTATATCTTTAGTTTGCACACAAATAAGTTAGTCGATCGCAGCGAGAGCTTCGAGCTCTGGCAGTATCTTTTCTATCGTAAAGATAGAGTCTTCGAACTCGCAAATACACAAATCCAAAACCAACATAAGGAAGAAAATTATGCAAACAACAATTAG
- a CDS encoding helix-turn-helix transcriptional regulator, with protein sequence MQTTISENAAKILEEINNNPMFKKLICLNQRQTAETIGVSSTTLILWRKDGFGPEYIKVERGGKRGRILYPKTSIAEWLSRTIKTM encoded by the coding sequence ATGCAAACAACAATTAGTGAAAACGCGGCGAAAATCTTGGAAGAAATCAATAATAATCCAATGTTTAAAAAGCTCATTTGTTTAAATCAGAGGCAAACGGCAGAAACGATTGGTGTGAGTTCTACGACTTTGATTTTATGGCGCAAAGATGGATTTGGCCCGGAGTATATCAAGGTTGAGAGAGGTGGTAAGCGAGGGCGAATACTTTATCCAAAAACGTCAATCGCAGAATGGCTGAGCCGCACCATTAAAACCATGTAA